A genomic segment from Bradyrhizobium diazoefficiens USDA 110 encodes:
- a CDS encoding S53 family peptidase, with the protein MVGVHGLDNRPVAQPHFRRKMAKTGATARAAQGGSFSVEQIAELYNFPGGETGAGQCIAIIELNDIDQKGHPTGAGYKTSDLRTFFKKAGIPMPQIAPASVDGGANKPGHSEADGEVVLDIEVAGAIAPGARIVVYFAPNTTNGFIDAVKAAVHDAARKPSVISISWGGPEDEDGSQQFVDGLNEAIRDAAAMGVTVCVASGDNGSADMGEDWDGKPHADFPASSPFALACGGTNLKAPNGHIQEVVWNGGTQGGAGGGGVSVVFPRPAYQAHAHVPKSPSHSVGRGVPDVAGDADPATGYQIFLNGVGTTIGGTSAVAPLMAGLIARINEATTKKFGKTVGFINPLIYASHAQGVFRDITVGNNDITGDLHGMYKAGPGWDACSGLGVPNGAALQNLLAA; encoded by the coding sequence GTGGTCGGTGTGCATGGCCTCGACAACCGCCCGGTGGCGCAGCCGCACTTCCGGCGCAAGATGGCGAAGACGGGTGCGACGGCGCGTGCCGCACAGGGCGGCAGCTTCTCGGTCGAACAGATCGCAGAGCTCTACAACTTCCCGGGCGGCGAGACCGGCGCCGGCCAGTGCATCGCCATCATCGAGCTCAACGACATCGATCAGAAGGGCCATCCCACGGGCGCCGGCTACAAGACCTCCGACCTGCGCACCTTCTTCAAGAAGGCGGGCATCCCGATGCCGCAGATCGCGCCCGCGAGCGTCGACGGCGGCGCCAACAAGCCGGGTCATTCCGAGGCCGACGGCGAGGTCGTGCTCGACATCGAGGTGGCCGGCGCCATCGCGCCGGGCGCCAGGATCGTGGTCTATTTCGCGCCCAACACCACCAACGGCTTCATCGACGCGGTGAAAGCCGCCGTCCACGACGCCGCGCGAAAACCCTCGGTGATCTCGATCAGCTGGGGCGGACCGGAAGACGAGGACGGCTCGCAGCAATTCGTCGACGGCCTCAACGAGGCGATCCGCGATGCCGCCGCGATGGGCGTCACCGTCTGCGTCGCCTCCGGCGACAATGGCTCGGCCGATATGGGCGAGGATTGGGACGGCAAGCCGCACGCCGACTTCCCGGCCTCGAGCCCCTTTGCGCTGGCCTGCGGTGGCACCAACCTGAAGGCGCCGAACGGTCACATCCAGGAGGTGGTCTGGAACGGCGGGACGCAGGGTGGCGCGGGCGGCGGCGGCGTCAGCGTGGTGTTTCCGCGGCCGGCCTACCAGGCCCATGCCCACGTCCCGAAGTCGCCGTCGCACTCGGTCGGGCGCGGTGTTCCTGACGTCGCCGGCGACGCCGATCCGGCGACCGGCTACCAGATCTTCCTCAACGGCGTCGGCACCACGATCGGCGGCACCAGCGCGGTGGCACCGCTGATGGCCGGATTGATCGCCCGCATCAACGAGGCCACGACCAAGAAATTCGGCAAGACGGTCGGCTTCATCAACCCGCTGATCTACGCCTCGCACGCGCAAGGCGTGTTCCGCGACATCACGGTCGGCAACAACGACATCACCGGCGATTTGCACGGCATGTACAAGGCCGGCCCCGGCTGGGACGCCTGCTCCGGCCTCGGCGTCCCCAATGGCGCCGCGTTGCAGAATTTGCTCGCGGCCTGA
- a CDS encoding MFS transporter has translation MSVVGIDTGFELGAAPSVPDEISRRLEAMPGSPYVWRLVILLSLGGCFEIYDLFLTGYIAPGLSRSGLLSTTTQAFFGFAGIGAFVAATFAGLFVGTFFLGFLADRFGRRAIFTYALLGYTAASVIMACQTSPEGLLFWRFLAGIGIGVEVITIDAYITELVPSRMRGRAFAVNQSIMFVAVPVVAFLAWWLVPLAPYGVEGWRWVVLIGAAASMIIWVLRLFLPESPLWLARHGRNEEALRILTTLEAASGGAGSRPATSPARQAVRSTTNVSFADLFRPPYLSLVVLFMVFNLCQAFGFYGFANWVPTLLVEKGINVTKSLQYSFIVAFAYPIAPLLASSFADKFERRWIIAGACVAIIVFGMAFAQLTEPALLIVCGVLLTACNTTMSYAYHAYQTEVFPTQIRARASGLVYSMSRLSATFSGFIVAYMLKEGGVTGVFGLITAAMLIVVIAMALFGPNVRGKPLDAV, from the coding sequence ATGAGCGTTGTCGGCATCGACACAGGCTTCGAGCTCGGCGCTGCGCCGTCCGTGCCGGACGAGATCTCGCGGCGGCTCGAGGCGATGCCGGGGTCGCCCTATGTCTGGCGCCTCGTCATCCTGCTCTCGCTCGGCGGCTGCTTCGAGATCTACGATCTGTTCCTCACCGGCTATATCGCGCCGGGCCTGAGCCGCAGCGGACTTTTGAGCACGACGACGCAGGCGTTCTTCGGCTTCGCCGGCATCGGCGCCTTCGTCGCCGCGACCTTTGCCGGCCTGTTCGTCGGCACCTTCTTCCTCGGCTTCCTCGCCGACCGCTTCGGCCGGCGCGCGATCTTCACCTATGCGCTGCTCGGCTACACCGCGGCCTCCGTGATCATGGCCTGCCAGACCTCTCCGGAAGGTCTGCTGTTCTGGCGTTTCCTCGCCGGCATCGGCATCGGCGTCGAGGTCATCACCATCGACGCCTACATCACTGAGCTCGTGCCAAGCCGGATGCGCGGGCGCGCCTTTGCGGTGAACCAGTCGATCATGTTCGTCGCCGTCCCCGTCGTCGCATTCCTCGCCTGGTGGCTGGTGCCGCTCGCGCCTTACGGTGTCGAGGGCTGGCGCTGGGTGGTGCTGATCGGCGCCGCCGCCAGCATGATCATCTGGGTGCTCAGGCTGTTCCTGCCCGAAAGCCCGCTCTGGCTGGCGCGGCACGGCCGCAACGAGGAGGCGCTTCGCATCCTAACGACGCTGGAGGCCGCCAGCGGCGGCGCCGGGTCGCGGCCCGCGACGTCGCCTGCGCGCCAGGCGGTGCGATCGACCACGAATGTCAGCTTCGCCGACCTGTTCCGCCCGCCCTATCTCTCGCTCGTGGTCCTGTTCATGGTGTTCAACCTCTGCCAGGCCTTCGGCTTCTACGGCTTCGCCAATTGGGTGCCGACGCTGCTGGTCGAGAAGGGCATCAACGTCACCAAGAGCCTGCAATATTCCTTCATCGTCGCCTTCGCCTATCCGATCGCGCCGCTGCTCGCTTCGAGCTTCGCCGACAAATTCGAGCGGCGCTGGATCATCGCCGGCGCCTGCGTCGCCATCATCGTCTTCGGCATGGCGTTCGCGCAACTGACCGAGCCGGCGCTGCTGATCGTCTGCGGCGTGCTGCTGACGGCCTGCAACACCACGATGTCCTACGCCTATCACGCCTATCAGACCGAGGTGTTTCCGACCCAGATCCGGGCACGTGCATCCGGCCTCGTCTATTCGATGAGCCGGCTAAGCGCGACGTTCTCGGGCTTCATCGTCGCCTACATGCTGAAGGAGGGCGGCGTCACCGGCGTGTTCGGCCTGATCACCGCGGCCATGCTGATCGTGGTGATCGCGATGGCGCTGTTCGGTCCGAACGTGCGCGGCAAACCGCTGGACGCGGTGTAG
- a CDS encoding LysR family transcriptional regulator yields MDSRQLRYFIAVYEQRNLSRAADQVNVAQSALSHHISNLEAEFATPLFERKSRGMEPTAAGERLYEHARIILRAMAEAETEVREGARVIAGEISIGMANSGVKAIGVELMRTVLTKYPKLKLSLTESLSGATLMHLMVSNVDLALVYNPPSEKELITEPVLEEEMFLVGIPKLVGKGKAPIRFEELSRMPLILLRYGLGLSSRALLDDPVLLKRLEGGAILHANSITGMTGALVEGLGCTIATKLFAREELAAGRLIARKVIEPKLTRTLYLCRLRNRPMTYAMEEMRRLMLAFIAEQVRSGGWQAELVG; encoded by the coding sequence ATGGATTCACGCCAGCTCCGCTATTTCATCGCCGTCTACGAGCAGCGGAACCTGTCGCGCGCGGCCGACCAGGTGAACGTCGCGCAGTCCGCGCTCAGCCATCATATCTCGAACCTGGAGGCCGAGTTCGCAACGCCGCTGTTCGAGCGCAAGTCGCGCGGCATGGAACCGACGGCGGCCGGCGAAAGGCTCTATGAGCACGCACGCATCATCCTGCGCGCGATGGCGGAGGCCGAGACCGAGGTGCGCGAGGGCGCCCGCGTCATCGCCGGCGAGATCTCGATCGGCATGGCCAATTCCGGCGTCAAGGCGATCGGTGTCGAACTGATGCGCACGGTGCTGACCAAATATCCGAAGCTCAAATTGTCGCTCACCGAGAGCCTGTCGGGCGCGACGCTGATGCACCTGATGGTCTCCAATGTCGATCTGGCGCTGGTCTACAATCCGCCGTCGGAGAAGGAGCTGATTACGGAGCCCGTGCTCGAAGAGGAGATGTTCCTGGTCGGCATTCCAAAACTGGTCGGCAAGGGCAAGGCCCCGATCCGGTTCGAGGAGCTGAGCCGGATGCCGCTGATCCTGCTTCGCTACGGTCTTGGCCTGTCCTCGCGCGCGCTGCTGGACGATCCCGTCCTGCTCAAGCGGCTGGAGGGCGGCGCCATCCTGCACGCCAACTCGATCACCGGCATGACCGGCGCGCTGGTGGAAGGGCTCGGCTGCACCATCGCGACAAAGCTGTTCGCGCGGGAGGAGCTCGCGGCCGGCCGGCTGATCGCACGCAAGGTGATCGAGCCGAAGCTGACCCGCACGCTCTACCTCTGCCGGCTTCGCAACCGCCCGATGACCTACGCCATGGAAGAGATGCGTCGCCTGATGCTCGCATTCATCGCCGAGCAGGTGCGCAGCGGTGGCTGGCAGGCGGAGCTGGTGGGGTGA
- a CDS encoding CoA transferase: MTEAGLPLEGVRIVEMTHMVMGPTCGMILAQLGAEVIKVEPPSGDKTRSLGGMGTAFFPLFNRGKRSVVLDFEKPGDRDSMHRLLATADVFLENFRDGQLEKQGLGAEELRRRHPHLIIAGHKGFLSGPYEHRPALDEVVQMMSGLAAMTGTKEKPQRVGSSANDIMGGMFGVIAILAALYQKRGGKRDGADIRIGLFENCLFLVAQHMVEYEMTGNKPRSMPEREHAWPIYDIFDAADGERIFIGVVTEGHWQSFCREFGLTEFLEDPALRTTTDRILARPRILPRVAEIIRQRNVAELSQKLDALNICFSPINRPEDLLTDPHVLRPGGLVSNFTADGKPFHVPALPVEWNGSHLGEGLKVAPLGADTSAVRAEIDKDDIASKAAGRPA, translated from the coding sequence ATGACTGAGGCCGGATTGCCGCTCGAAGGCGTGCGGATCGTCGAGATGACCCACATGGTCATGGGTCCGACCTGCGGCATGATCCTCGCGCAGCTCGGTGCCGAGGTGATCAAGGTCGAGCCGCCGTCCGGCGACAAGACGCGGAGCCTTGGCGGCATGGGAACGGCGTTCTTCCCGCTGTTCAATCGCGGCAAGCGCAGCGTCGTGCTGGATTTCGAGAAGCCTGGGGATCGCGACAGCATGCACCGTCTGCTCGCGACGGCCGATGTGTTCCTGGAAAACTTTCGCGATGGCCAGCTGGAGAAGCAGGGGTTAGGTGCCGAGGAATTGCGCCGCCGGCATCCGCATCTGATCATCGCCGGCCACAAGGGCTTTCTGTCCGGCCCCTACGAGCATCGCCCCGCGCTCGACGAGGTCGTGCAGATGATGTCGGGGCTCGCGGCCATGACCGGCACCAAGGAGAAGCCGCAGCGCGTCGGCTCCTCCGCCAACGACATCATGGGCGGCATGTTCGGCGTGATCGCGATTCTCGCCGCGCTCTATCAGAAGCGCGGAGGCAAGCGCGACGGCGCCGACATTCGCATCGGCCTGTTCGAGAACTGCCTGTTCCTGGTCGCCCAGCACATGGTCGAATACGAGATGACCGGCAACAAGCCGCGTTCGATGCCCGAGCGCGAGCACGCCTGGCCAATCTACGACATTTTCGATGCCGCGGACGGCGAGCGCATTTTCATCGGCGTCGTGACCGAGGGGCACTGGCAAAGCTTCTGCCGGGAGTTCGGCCTGACCGAGTTTCTCGAAGATCCCGCCTTGCGCACCACGACCGACCGTATCCTGGCGCGGCCGCGAATCCTTCCGCGCGTCGCCGAGATCATCCGGCAGCGGAACGTGGCAGAGCTGTCGCAGAAGCTCGACGCGCTCAACATCTGCTTTTCGCCGATCAACCGGCCCGAGGATCTCCTCACCGATCCCCATGTGCTGCGCCCGGGCGGGCTCGTCAGCAATTTCACGGCCGACGGTAAGCCGTTCCATGTGCCGGCTCTGCCGGTCGAGTGGAACGGCAGCCATCTCGGTGAAGGCCTGAAGGTCGCACCGCTCGGCGCCGACACATCGGCGGTTCGTGCCGAGATCGACAAGGATGACATCGCGTCAAAAGCCGCTGGGAGGCCTGCATGA
- a CDS encoding hydroxymethylglutaryl-CoA lyase — protein MSRIETIYPSDRVSLREVGLRDGLQLVKKFPSTEAKQRWVREEYAAGVRHFEVGSFLPAKTFPQFVDVRDVIGAVANLPGAHGIALALNERGVNEALESGVGEIASVVSATEEHSQANAHRSRDSAIANVRRLCEMRDASSHKPLVNAAISMALGCSITGAVDPAEVLRLVDKCLEAGVDFVAIADTVGYAGPKQVAELSRAAVKLAGQKPICIHLHDTRGMGIANAAAALDEGVRILDGSLGGLGGCPFAPGATGNVVFEDLVFLCESKGFATGIDLEKLVGVRRILRDEMPNETLYGGVARAGLPCGTVAKAA, from the coding sequence ATGAGCCGGATCGAGACGATTTACCCCTCAGATCGCGTCAGCCTGCGCGAGGTGGGCCTGCGCGACGGGCTCCAGCTCGTGAAGAAATTTCCGTCAACCGAGGCCAAGCAGCGCTGGGTACGCGAGGAATATGCCGCCGGCGTGCGGCACTTCGAGGTCGGATCGTTCCTGCCGGCCAAGACCTTCCCGCAATTCGTCGACGTGCGCGATGTCATCGGGGCGGTCGCGAACCTGCCGGGCGCTCATGGAATCGCGCTTGCACTCAACGAGCGCGGCGTCAACGAAGCCCTCGAATCCGGTGTTGGCGAAATCGCGTCGGTGGTCTCGGCCACGGAAGAGCACAGCCAGGCCAACGCCCATCGCTCGCGCGACTCCGCGATCGCCAATGTCAGGCGGCTCTGCGAGATGCGCGACGCCAGCTCCCACAAGCCGCTCGTGAATGCCGCGATCTCGATGGCGCTGGGCTGCTCGATCACCGGCGCGGTTGATCCGGCCGAGGTCTTGCGGCTGGTCGACAAATGCCTTGAGGCCGGCGTCGATTTCGTCGCGATCGCCGACACCGTCGGCTACGCGGGCCCGAAGCAGGTCGCCGAGCTGTCGCGCGCCGCGGTCAAGCTCGCAGGACAAAAGCCGATCTGCATCCACCTCCACGACACCCGCGGCATGGGCATCGCCAACGCCGCGGCTGCACTGGACGAGGGCGTGCGCATTCTCGACGGATCGCTCGGCGGCCTCGGCGGCTGCCCCTTCGCGCCCGGCGCGACCGGCAATGTCGTGTTCGAGGATCTCGTGTTCCTGTGCGAGAGCAAGGGATTTGCGACGGGGATCGACCTGGAGAAGCTGGTCGGTGTGCGCAGGATCTTGCGCGACGAGATGCCGAACGAAACGCTGTATGGCGGCGTCGCGCGGGCGGGCCTGCCGTGCGGGACGGTGGCGAAAGCGGCGTGA
- the nikR gene encoding nickel-responsive transcriptional regulator NikR, producing MQRITITIEDDLLAEIDAAAAARGYQNRSEIIRDLARAGLQQTSEDTAQTGPCVAGLVYVYDHAARDLSKRLVQEFHGHHDLALATLHVHLDDNNCMEMTALRGAADEVRHFADHIIAERGVRYGRVVMIPTGEGKPAKARKHGHRHE from the coding sequence ATGCAGCGAATTACGATCACGATCGAGGACGATCTGCTGGCGGAGATCGACGCCGCGGCGGCGGCGCGCGGCTACCAGAACCGCTCCGAGATCATCCGCGACCTCGCGCGGGCCGGCCTGCAACAGACCTCAGAGGACACGGCGCAGACCGGCCCCTGCGTCGCCGGTCTCGTCTATGTCTACGACCACGCCGCCCGCGATCTCTCGAAACGCCTGGTGCAGGAATTCCACGGCCACCACGACCTCGCGCTGGCGACGCTGCACGTCCATCTCGACGACAACAATTGCATGGAGATGACGGCACTGCGCGGCGCGGCCGACGAGGTCAGGCATTTCGCCGACCACATCATCGCCGAACGCGGCGTGCGCTATGGGCGCGTGGTGATGATTCCGACGGGCGAAGGCAAGCCGGCGAAGGCGCGGAAGCACGGGCACAGGCATGAGTAA
- a CDS encoding heavy metal translocating P-type ATPase: MSDAEHKHHHDADGHTGCGCSSKAATPPNEKPAAASCCGGHGDHAGHAHHHAHDQGNAATKVLDPVCGMTVDPATSKHRFDHHGETFHFCSAGCRTKFAADPAKYLAKEKASEPEMPAGTIYTCPMHPQIRQVGPGSCPICGMALEPEVASLEAGPNPELADMTRRFWIGGVLALPAVVLEMGGHLAGPHNWIDQTLSNWIQLVFATPVVLWAGWPFFVRGWQSLVTRNLNMFTLIAMGTGVAYIYSVLGTVVPQIFPDTFRSHGGAVAIYFEAAAVITVLVLLGQVLELRARDATSGAIKALLQLAPKTARRVEADGSEHEVEIDTLHAGEHLRVRPGEKVPVDGVILEGRSSLDESLVTGESMPVTKETGAKVIAGTLNQSGSFIMRADKVGRETLLSQIVQMVADAQRSRAPIQRLADQVAGWFVPAVIVVALAAFAAWAWFGPEPRLAFGLVAAVSVLIIACPCALGLATPMSIMVGVGRGAQAGVLIKNAESLERMEKIDTLVVDKTGTLTEGKPKVVAIVPASGFADDDILRWAASVERASEHPLADAIVRAAKEKQLTLGQVEAFDSPTGKGATGKVDGKTIVLGNARYLSSIGIDTKALDTEAERLRGDGATVINMAVDGRLAGLFAIADPVKASTPEALKALAAEGIKVIMLTGDNRTTAQAVARRLGIAEVEAEVLPDQKSAVVTKLQKAGRSVAMAGDGVNDAPALAAAEVGIAMGTGTDVAMESAGVTLLKGDLTGIVRARKLSQATMSNIRQNLFFAFIYNAAGIPIAAGILYPNFGVLLSPIIAAAAMALSSVSVVGNALRLRATRL, translated from the coding sequence ATGAGCGACGCCGAGCACAAGCATCATCACGACGCGGACGGTCACACCGGATGCGGCTGTTCGAGCAAGGCGGCGACGCCGCCGAACGAAAAGCCTGCGGCAGCTTCATGCTGCGGCGGACACGGCGATCATGCCGGCCACGCCCATCATCATGCCCATGACCAAGGCAACGCCGCGACGAAAGTCCTCGACCCCGTCTGCGGCATGACGGTCGACCCCGCGACCTCGAAGCACCGGTTCGACCATCACGGCGAGACCTTCCATTTCTGCTCGGCCGGATGCCGCACCAAATTCGCCGCCGATCCCGCAAAATACCTCGCCAAGGAGAAGGCGAGCGAGCCGGAGATGCCGGCGGGCACGATCTACACCTGCCCGATGCACCCGCAGATCCGCCAGGTCGGACCCGGCAGCTGCCCGATCTGCGGCATGGCGCTGGAGCCGGAGGTCGCGAGCCTGGAGGCCGGCCCCAATCCCGAACTCGCCGACATGACGCGGCGGTTCTGGATCGGCGGCGTGCTGGCGCTGCCGGCCGTGGTGCTGGAGATGGGCGGCCATCTCGCCGGCCCGCACAACTGGATCGACCAGACGCTCTCGAACTGGATCCAGCTCGTCTTCGCCACGCCCGTGGTGCTGTGGGCCGGCTGGCCGTTCTTCGTCCGCGGCTGGCAGTCGCTGGTCACCCGCAACCTCAACATGTTCACGCTGATCGCGATGGGCACCGGCGTCGCTTACATTTACAGCGTCCTCGGCACGGTCGTGCCGCAGATCTTCCCGGACACCTTCCGCAGCCATGGCGGCGCGGTGGCCATCTATTTCGAGGCGGCTGCCGTCATCACCGTGCTGGTGCTGCTCGGCCAGGTGCTGGAGCTGCGCGCCCGCGATGCGACGTCGGGCGCGATCAAGGCGCTGTTGCAGCTCGCCCCGAAGACCGCGCGCCGCGTCGAGGCTGACGGCAGCGAGCACGAGGTCGAGATCGATACGCTCCATGCCGGCGAGCATTTGCGCGTTCGCCCCGGCGAGAAGGTGCCGGTCGACGGCGTCATCCTGGAGGGGCGTTCCTCGCTCGACGAGTCGCTTGTGACCGGCGAATCCATGCCGGTCACCAAGGAAACCGGTGCAAAAGTCATCGCCGGCACGCTCAACCAGTCCGGCAGCTTCATCATGCGCGCCGACAAGGTCGGGCGGGAGACGCTGCTGTCGCAGATCGTGCAGATGGTCGCCGATGCGCAGCGCTCGCGCGCGCCGATCCAGCGCCTGGCCGATCAGGTCGCCGGCTGGTTCGTGCCGGCCGTCATCGTCGTCGCCCTCGCCGCCTTCGCGGCCTGGGCCTGGTTCGGGCCGGAGCCGCGGCTGGCCTTCGGGCTGGTCGCCGCCGTCAGCGTGCTGATCATCGCCTGCCCCTGTGCGCTGGGGCTCGCGACCCCGATGTCGATCATGGTCGGCGTCGGCCGCGGCGCGCAGGCCGGCGTCCTGATCAAGAACGCGGAATCGCTGGAGCGGATGGAGAAGATCGACACGCTGGTGGTCGACAAGACCGGCACGCTGACCGAGGGCAAGCCCAAGGTCGTCGCGATCGTGCCGGCTTCCGGCTTTGCCGACGACGACATTCTCCGCTGGGCGGCCAGCGTCGAGCGCGCCAGCGAACATCCGCTGGCCGACGCTATCGTGCGCGCGGCCAAGGAGAAGCAGCTCACACTCGGCCAGGTCGAGGCGTTCGATTCGCCGACAGGCAAGGGCGCGACGGGCAAGGTCGACGGCAAGACCATCGTGCTCGGCAACGCACGATACCTGTCGTCGATCGGGATCGACACCAAGGCCCTCGACACCGAGGCCGAACGGCTGCGCGGCGATGGCGCGACGGTGATCAACATGGCCGTCGACGGCCGGCTCGCCGGCCTGTTTGCGATCGCCGATCCGGTCAAGGCCTCGACGCCGGAGGCGCTGAAGGCCCTCGCCGCCGAGGGCATCAAGGTGATCATGCTGACCGGTGACAACCGCACCACGGCGCAAGCGGTGGCGCGCCGGCTCGGCATCGCCGAGGTCGAAGCCGAGGTGCTGCCGGACCAGAAGAGCGCGGTGGTGACAAAGCTGCAAAAGGCCGGCCGCAGCGTCGCGATGGCCGGCGACGGCGTCAACGACGCCCCGGCACTAGCGGCCGCCGAAGTCGGCATCGCCATGGGCACCGGCACCGATGTGGCAATGGAGAGCGCCGGCGTGACCCTGCTCAAAGGCGATCTCACCGGCATCGTGCGAGCGCGAAAACTGTCTCAGGCGACGATGAGCAACATCCGCCAGAACCTGTTCTTCGCCTTCATCTACAACGCCGCCGGCATTCCGATCGCGGCCGGCATCCTCTATCCGAACTTCGGCGTCCTGCTGTCGCCGATCATCGCCGCGGCGGCGATGGCGCTGTCCTCGGTGAGCGTCGTCGGCAATGCGCTGCGGCTTCGTGCGACCCGGCTGTGA
- a CDS encoding metal-sensitive transcriptional regulator: MRKDIKTSVGKRLGRIEGQVRGLSKMVEEDRYCIDIVTQISAVRAALRRVEEEVLKDHVAHCVEHAITSGDKADQRAKIAELMAVIGRAER, from the coding sequence ATGCGCAAGGACATCAAGACATCTGTCGGAAAACGTCTCGGCCGGATCGAGGGCCAGGTTCGCGGCCTGTCGAAAATGGTAGAGGAAGACCGCTACTGCATCGACATCGTGACGCAGATCTCGGCGGTGCGCGCCGCGCTGCGCCGGGTCGAGGAGGAGGTCCTGAAGGACCACGTCGCCCATTGCGTCGAGCACGCCATCACGAGCGGCGACAAGGCCGACCAGCGCGCCAAGATCGCGGAGCTGATGGCGGTGATCGGACGGGCGGAAAGGTAG
- a CDS encoding YiiX/YebB-like N1pC/P60 family cysteine hydrolase: MGTVLDSVGKLIAAYLSKEVPGYEPFTPSDPEHLRGVIEPGDVLLVEGNNRISGIIKYLTQSTWSHAALYVGPIEGAEEPSGEPHVLIEANIGEGVTSAPLSKYFPYHTRVCRPVGLSHEDRTTVCRYAINRIGFGYDTKNIVDLMRFLFPLPIPQRWRRRMIAIGSGDPTKIICSALIAQAFDAVRYPILPKITKAGSRAARREILHIRDSSLYMPRDFDISPYFEVVKPTIVHGFDYTTLHWADKQKPLEEVAGTFSVFPETISAPPLVPEAADEEAPDEIPAEQVSAQPAEMVECAAAAAHVSLLKKLAMYRPRRRRRAREIAA; the protein is encoded by the coding sequence ATGGGGACGGTCCTAGATTCAGTCGGCAAGCTGATTGCCGCGTACCTCTCGAAGGAGGTGCCGGGCTATGAGCCGTTCACGCCGAGCGACCCCGAGCACCTGCGCGGCGTCATCGAGCCCGGCGACGTGCTGCTGGTCGAGGGCAACAACCGCATCTCCGGCATCATCAAATACCTGACGCAGTCGACCTGGTCGCATGCCGCGCTCTATGTCGGCCCGATCGAGGGTGCGGAAGAGCCTAGCGGCGAGCCGCATGTGCTGATCGAGGCCAATATCGGCGAAGGCGTCACCTCGGCGCCGCTGTCGAAATACTTCCCCTATCACACCCGGGTCTGCCGCCCGGTCGGGCTGTCCCATGAGGACCGCACCACGGTCTGCCGCTATGCGATCAACCGCATCGGCTTCGGCTACGACACCAAGAACATCGTCGACCTGATGCGCTTCCTGTTTCCGCTGCCGATACCGCAGCGCTGGCGGCGCCGCATGATCGCGATCGGCTCGGGCGATCCGACCAAGATCATCTGCTCGGCGCTGATCGCGCAGGCGTTCGACGCCGTGCGCTATCCGATCCTGCCCAAGATCACCAAGGCCGGCAGCCGCGCCGCCCGCCGCGAGATCCTGCACATCCGCGATTCCTCGCTCTACATGCCCCGCGACTTCGACATCTCGCCCTATTTCGAAGTCGTCAAACCCACCATCGTGCACGGGTTCGACTACACCACCCTGCACTGGGCCGACAAGCAGAAGCCGCTCGAGGAGGTAGCGGGCACATTCAGTGTGTTTCCAGAAACGATCAGTGCGCCGCCGCTCGTTCCTGAAGCGGCTGACGAAGAGGCGCCGGATGAGATTCCGGCTGAGCAAGTAAGCGCGCAGCCCGCGGAGATGGTCGAATGTGCCGCCGCCGCGGCGCATGTCTCGCTGCTGAAGAAGCTGGCGATGTACCGCCCGCGGCGCCGCAGACGGGCGCGCGAGATCGCGGCTTAA